The following DNA comes from Peromyscus leucopus breed LL Stock chromosome 2, UCI_PerLeu_2.1, whole genome shotgun sequence.
gtggttgtaagctgccctgtgggtgctgggatttgaacctgggtcccctgcaagagcaacaggtgcttttaactgctgagccggtTCTCCTGACCCTATTTTgtatcttaattaaaaattatttttaaagctcccTTAATTCATAGATAGCATGATTGTCTCCATATAAAATCAGAAGGATTTTAAGACTCCCtagaattttaagatttatttacttacatatttcatgtatatgagtgttctatctgcatgtatgtctgcacgccagaagagggcatcagatcccattataaatggttgtgagccatcaggtggttgctgggattgaatttaggacctctgggggaacagccagtgctcttaactggtgagccatctttccaggccccctACCTAGaatttaagagggaaaaaaaaaaaaaaaaaaaaaagatgacttaaTCCCTGTGCCTCCATGTGAGGACAGTTCTATTATTGTCACTTTATCTAAGGATTAGGAAATAGTGAACAAATTAAGTAATTTAGCCAGGAACATTTACATTTACATGGCCAGTGGGTAATTCTAataagtctttttgtttttgttgtttgggttttgtttgggacaggattttactgtgtagccctggctgtcctagaactcactctgtagaccaggccagcctggaactcacagagatcacttggctctgcctcctgaatgctgggattaaggacatgcaccaccatgcttgaccTTTTAATGTGTTTCTTAATCATTATAATCTTCCTGCAAGTGAAAATTGCCACCAAGGCCAACCCTTGGGATGGGAAGTCACTGAAGCCTGACAGTGTCCGGTCCCAGCTGGAGACGTCACTGAAGAGGCTGCAGTGTCCCCGGGTGGACCTCTTCTATTTACACGCTCCTGACCACAGCACCCCAATAGAGGAGACGCTTCGTGCCTgtcaccagctgcagcaggaggTGAGGGTGGCCCCTGAGCTCAGAGGGGTGATCTTTATACCACTCATCCTGACTCTGCCATGACAGTGAGGCTCGCTGGGCACCCAGGGCAGAGCTGAGCACAGACGTCATTGCCACCCAGTTGGTTTTCCCTTCCTGGTGCCCTGGGCTGAGCTGAGTCCTCTCCCCTGCAGGGCAAGTTTGTGGAGCTTGGCCTGTCCAACTATGCCTCCTGGGAGGTGGCTGAGATCTgtaccctctgcaagagcaatggcTGGATCCTGCCAACTGTGTACCAGGTGAGGGGAACTTGGTGTGCTGGGGCTACCCAGACCTCAGAGCTCAGCTGATCCCAAGTCGTCTTGGGCTTCAGACCCCTCCTTAGACCTCTCCAGAGTAGCCTCCTCAAAGCCTGTGGGTACCACCTAGTTTCTCAGCAGCCTCACTATGGTGCACCCACTTTCTTACTGCCTGAGCACATACATCTTGATCCCATCCTGCACTGCAGCCTAGAACATACCTCCCCGAGTCCTAGAAGTACTCACTCACCTTTGACCCAGAACACCCGTTCCTGGGAATCCCCTCCCCACAAGCCCTCGGGGCCTCCAGTCTCTGAAGGCCctcttcatccactgagccatcctgagTACCTCCTTCATCTCAGAGCTCACCTTTAGTGCCTTTCTCcggggattttttttattgtgtgtgtgtttcctttgtggtactggagattgaacctaagACCTGATACATGCCCTATACACCCCAGCCTGCTgtccatatttttaattttattattgcatCTCTTGGAAGCAGAGAATTTGCTAACCTTTTGAGTAGTTGTGATTTCAGCATCCAGCCCATAAAGGAGGCCTAGAGATATCTGTAGATTGATAACCCAgtccagtttcccctccctgtgcCCAGCACTCTCAACCCTACTCCATACTACAATCTctagaatttaagaaaaaagtatTAGTTAGTCCCTGTGCCCTCCAGGTGAGATTTGAAATAATTGAACCTGGGAAGGTTTAGATTTAGAGTTTTCAAAGCAGAAAATTTCAATCTGGGCATACATACGGGCGCACACATGgatgtctgaggcaggaggatcactaagagttcaaggcgagcctgggctacagagcaagactatttcaaaaaacagaaactagttttttggttttttttttttttttggtttttcgagacagggtttctctgtatagctttgcgccttttcctggaactcacttggtagcccaggctggcctcgaactcacagagatccgcctggctctgcctcccaagtgctgggattaaaggcgtgcgccaccaccgcccggccagaaacTAGGTTTAACAGGTGAAAACACTTGCTGTGCAGCCATGAGGACCTGGTTTCTCATCCCCGGTTCACACACACAGCCCGGAGTGTTGCCCAGTTCACACACAAGGCCAGGCATTATTGCCCGGTtcacacacacagccagacatggttgTGTGCACCTGTTACCTAGTGCTATGAAAGGAGACGAGGGAATCATTGGGGCTTGCTCGGTGCCCACCCAGCTCCAGATTCggggagaggccctgtctcaggaaTAAGGCAGAAACTGGTACAGCAGGACCCCCAACAtcctcctgtggcctctgcacccatacacatatacaacacatacctacagacacacaaaaataaataaaaagtggagGACCAGCAGGCACAGGGTACAGGCCTCTAGCCCCAGCTACTGgggatcacttgagcccaggagtttagGAACAGCCTGGCCAATTTACCAAGACCTAGTCTAAAAAAGACAGGCTTccaaaatagattatttttaaaaagaggaaagctGGGTCCCTCTCCTTGATACATCCACACTTTGCAATAagcccctctccttccctgcagGGCATGTACAACGCCACCACCCGGCAGGTGGAGAAGGAGCTCCTCCCCTGCCTCAGACACTTTGGATTGAGGTTCTACGCCTACAACCCCTTGGCTGGTATGGGCTGCCATGGGGACGGGCCCTGTAGGTGGGTGGGCGTGTCAAGCCCAACTCTGGATCACTGCCCTATGGATGCCCTTTCCAGGCTCTTCCTGCTCTCCGGTTCAGAGCTGGGTGAGACCAGGCAGCCTCTGGGCAGAGTCTAGGCCAGGGTCTGACTGTTGCCCTCCCACAGGGGGCCTCCTGACAGGCAAATACAGATATGAAGACAAGGACGGCAAGCAACCTGTGGGCCGCTTCTTCGGGAATAGCTGGGCTGAGACCTACAGGAATCGGTGAGCTGGGTTTCTCTTCatcgggatgggggtgggggtgggactttGTATCTAACTAAAGTTCTTAGCTGTGCTCCCAGGGATAAAACCTCCTactacccccacccccgtttcttgattcctttttttaaaatttttttgtggtttttctagacaaggtttctctgtgcaacaacTCTGGCTATCCTGGCATCTGCTTtgctttgcagcccaggctggcctcaaactcactgcctctgctgagtgctggggttaaaagtgcacctccactgcccagcttcGATTCTTATAAGAAATAGCAAATCCTaaggtttctctttttcttctaccTCTGTAAGGAAGTGAGGAAACCCCATCCTCACCCCCAGACCTTGTGGTCACATAAGCCACTGCTACTCCGAGAAGTGCCCTGCCAGGAGGGAACCTTGGGTGGAGGCCTGGGCAGCCAGCGCTAAATCTGGGTTTACAGCAGCTTCTCTGTTGCACTAGGCGGATAATAGACAGGTCTAGGAGTTACCAGTGAGGCATCTAGGGAGCGAGTGGGCAGCCCAGGAGCTTCTTAAGCCCTGTAACGGAGGAGGTCTACTCCCAGGGAGAGACCTTCTTTCCATGCTACAGATGGGGTGGGAGCAGTGTCTTGATAGGCTCTGGCTTTAGTCCCCAGTGTGACCCAAGATTCTCACCCCTGGCCACTCTCCCCACTCAGCTTCTGGAAGGAACACCACTTCAAGGCCATCGCCCTGGTAGAAAAGGCCTTGCAGACGACCTATGGCAGCAGCGCCCCCAGCATGACCTCGGCTGCCCTGCGCTGGATGTACCACCACTCACAGCTCCAGGTAGCCCAGCACCAGGAACTCATTTTCTGCCCCTTTAGGGGATCCACAGTTGCCTTTAAGTTATTTCTAGAGAGAGTACTTCCTCCAGAGCTAGAGAGGTCATTTGGTgtataaagtgcttgccaggcagGCACGAGGCAAGTGTCTTATAAAGAGAGGGTGGGTTTTTACTTAAGTCTCCCCCCGGGAAGAGCTCCTGTGACCAGGGGCAAGAGTGGAGTCACATACGTTGAGCTGTCAGAGACCCCTTCAGACCTTCCTGGGTGTCCAGGACAGATATACACAAAGATCCCAGAACTTACAAGGGGACAGGCAAGGAGGGGCATGTACGACAGGAACCACCAAGTAGCAGAAAGGTCCTGAGATCCGGCTGTCTCCCCTTGCAGGGCACCCAAGGGGATGCAGTCATCTTGGGCATGTCCAGCCTGGAGCAGCTGGAGCAGAACTTGGCCGCCACTGAGGAAGGGCCCCTGGAGGCGGCTGTCGTGGAGGCCTTTGACCAAGCCTGGAACCTGGTCGCCCACGAGTGTCCTAACTACTTCAGATAGACTGTCCTGGCTCAAGCTGCCAAGGGCTTGCCCGCCACCTCTTGGGTTCACACCCTGGCCATTCTTTGCCTTATGCTGACTCAGTGGgtctttcctctgatctccacccaCACAGTCTTCTAGATTGCATCCCTGCTCCCTGTCACCTTCCTGGTGAGGAAAGGCTGGGTGGGCTGAGTCCTACAGCAGTTCTTCCTGTCTAAATAAAGCAGGCATCTGGCCTGGCTGCAGCCAGGACTGAACCTCAGACTGTCTCCTCTACTGCTCAACACCTGCTCCCTCCATGCTGCCTCGGGACCCTTGAGAAAGGGTGGAACCAGGAGCTGGGGCCCCAGAGAGCATAGGTGTGGGagtgcctgacactgcctggcaAGGGTCCCCTCACCATGTCCTGATCCAGCCTCACCCCTCACTCTTCTGCTACAGGCCGAAGCAGAAATATGAAACAGAAATTCAGCTGATTATggcaaagctaatacctggaagaagctaaGGGCCTGCCAGAGGATTAAGCCAAATCTCaaggagtatttggtgttatttggcttttaatatacCAGctgttgggctggagaaatggctcagaggttaagagcaccgactgttcttccagaggtcctgagttcaattcccagcaaccacatggcagcccacaaccatctgtactgagatctggctccctcaaaaaaaaagaaacaaacaaaaaaaaaaccaaaaacattgtATTGTAAGAGTCGGGCTGCTGGTACATCTGAGACCagttctgggagaggaagggaacgGAGCCATGATGGAGGAGAacgaggatgaagatgaggacagagacGGGAAAGAGTTCGAGTTacgagaggacagggaggagctgAGTATGAGAAccgaactgaagctgtgtagatagaatttaatCTCGGAGGAACAAGGAGGACGGACAAAAGAGCTCCGTGTACTCGGATTCCTTTCCCTCATTATTCTTGCTGTTAGTAgtgtctcttctgggcccctgggaaggaaaCTAAAGAGCCTGGCTCTCAATAATTTCTGAAACTCTTCTACATGTGACAGAATGAGGTGGATATGGGTATGCACACTTGTTAATTCTAtcattcaggagactgagacaggaggattgccccCAGAGTGAGGTCAAgactgatctatatagtgagttccaggctacccgGGGATACTTAAGGAGACCccctctcaaaaaataaacatgacGAATTTAAAAGGCCTTCAGACTTGTCTTACTAAATCTCAGAAGTAGAAGAGTTTagaatgttgtgcccagatcgtgacccccagagagaccacggAGGACAAGCACACCAGAATGCAAAAGCCAGGTTTATTTCCGTTACAAATCGCCGCGACGGGGAACTCATCTCCAGCACTCATTGGCCGTAGTGCagcgaggcagggaggagttcctctttcttggagaagttagtttttataggcaaaaaccacaaaatttcttagaggggagggggttagtatgggtccatccttgattggtccagtttttccctggcctggactttgtcttattctagcttatctgtttgccctgtcaggagttttacaacccatctccagggtctggtcatgttatctctggagaggggcatctcgtggttaatcggTTACCATCAGACaccctgactttgttcttttgaaaacacctgacttcaccctctccaggaagggggaaatgactcagttctgtttaagatatctcttccctcagctcttctGGTTTTGGAggggaactgtgtctgggcctaTGGTGGGGGTCTTTCAAGATAAAACGTATAATTACAGTACAGTGAAAAGGATAAtgttaagctgggcagtggtggtgcacgcctctgatcccagcactcgggaggcagaggcagacagatctctgacatcaaggccagcctggtctacagagtgagttccaggacagccagggctacagagatgaactctgtctcaaaaaactttaaaaaataaaataaaataaagaaaaataaagaagaatgttAATATTTACCAGGATTCTTCTGTAgacttggttttgtttatttgtttgagggtctcaagtagaccaggctgacctcaaatatgctgaggatgaccttgaacttctgatttttctctctctggtaTATGATAGACATGTGCCAGCCACTGTGCATGGTTTATGCAGACCTGGGAGTCAAACACAGGTCATAATTCATGCTGCGTAATGTGATGCAGCTGttgttgtttcttgatttttttttttgaggtggtgTCTCTGTGTTGCCCCGACTGACCTAAAATTTCAGGGTTCTAGTGGTCTCTAGGCTAACTGCCAAGCAGCTGGCCTTACAGGGCCACCCCACCATACCTTGTAGGGCACTTCTAacatctgtcatctcagcagTGGCTTTAGTCTTAGCTGAAACCTCCTGCCTCATCATCCCTTGGTTCCTCAGCTTTGATCTGGGCCTCCTGTTGGGAGGCAGTATCCAGAATGACCCAGGCTCATGGTAAAGGCTTGGCCCCCAACTGCTGCTCATTTGTGAGGCAGGTCTAATAggagaaagtaggtcactgggcGTGGGCCCATACCATAATGTTTAAATTGGCTATAGAGCCAACAGCAAGGCTGAAGCCATGAGCCCTTCAGCTGTTTGTCTCTGGCATTTTGTCACTGCCACTAAAAGCTAACTAGTACAGGCAAAtatgtctccattttcttccccaaattccTTGTACAAAATTCCAGGCCTGATCGTTGCCGCCTGCCTTTTCCCATGGCAGCTGAATACTAGCATGGGGTTTGCTCAAGGCAGCAATTGGTAGGCACCTGCCAGCCACCAGCACTTAGTCCCTGGGAAGCAGGTAAGAGGCTCAACTTGGATCCCAGATGAAGCCACCACTCTACAGGACTGCGTGGAGGAGGAACCTTGCAGACAGACAGGTTTGTGTATACTCAGACATGGtcctgtgtcctcatctgtaacAAGCAGAGCTCCTCCCACTGGGCTAATGGTCCAGCTTTTGTTGCACAATGAGTCACCCCCAAGTTAAGTTGTAACATTGTAATTACTCAATATGAAGGGTCAAGGGTACTAGCTGTTAAAATCCTACCTGTCCATGCCAGTCAGCATGCCACAGTAGCCCCtatactcaagaggctgaggcaggagttttgttttgtttttttttttttttagtttttatttaattttagctcttttcctttctttaatttttttttcattttgcactcCAACTCCTGTTACcccgccctccccttccccagtcccctccaccaccatcccccaaattgccctgagcagtttgtagtccaaagctgatctttgggttgTATTTGTCAGCTTGGTGTCATTATCATTGTCCatgtggagtcatccttgtgggaTTGCATCATcttttcaaagacttcaaagaTCACTGTAAGGTGTGGTCATtattcactgcagaaaatcttttttgttggattttttttttttttttggatgatttGTCCTCTTTCTTTAGATGTCTTATTTGTTCAGTGTTCAAATTCCTTAGCctttattttcctgaaagacaa
Coding sequences within:
- the Akr7a2 gene encoding aflatoxin B1 aldehyde reductase member 2 yields the protein MLRAASRAVGRAAVRCARRSGPSVARPLAMSRPPAPGAASGAPLRPATVLGTMEMGRRMDASASAATVRAFMERGHSELDTAFMYCDGQSESILGGLGLGLGSGDCTVKIATKANPWDGKSLKPDSVRSQLETSLKRLQCPRVDLFYLHAPDHSTPIEETLRACHQLQQEGKFVELGLSNYASWEVAEICTLCKSNGWILPTVYQGMYNATTRQVEKELLPCLRHFGLRFYAYNPLAGGLLTGKYRYEDKDGKQPVGRFFGNSWAETYRNRFWKEHHFKAIALVEKALQTTYGSSAPSMTSAALRWMYHHSQLQGTQGDAVILGMSSLEQLEQNLAATEEGPLEAAVVEAFDQAWNLVAHECPNYFR